The sequence CTGTAGACCATCTTTCAAGTTTGCTATCGAATTCATActtcataatataataaatttgtgTTGTGCAGGTCTTTTACTGTTTGCTGGCATCGTGGTTTGGAGCCTGCTTTCTATTGAAGATTGCACGTGAGCTTACTCGCGTATTATATGTACATCAGTATCCGTGGGGGTTGTCTGCCGTTTTGTTTTTCTCTTGTCTTTTGTCTTGGGCGTATTCGACTTTAGTCTTTCTAGCAGGGTGTGGCCTGTTCAATTTGGTTGGCAATTTGCAAGTGATACACTTCGAGAATTATGGGAAAGTTCTTGAGAGGGATTTGGATGTTTCAGTTTATATCGAAGAACACATGCGTCTAACACACGACTTATCGAAAATAAGCCACAGGTTCAGGATTTTTCTTCTGCTGGAATTCTTAATTGTCACGGCTTGTCAATTTGTGTCTCTGCTTCAGACAACAGAGAATCGTGGTATCATCAACCTCGTCAATGGAGGAGATTTTGCGGTGTGTATCCCTTTAACTTCGTCGATAGTGTATCATGCAAAGCAATTAGGGTTTGAAAAGCTGATATGTTTGATAATTCCACATAATTTCAAGTTCCTGGACTTGAACTAGTTTGGTTTCTATGCACGTTACATGCTTTTAGACCACGAAAAAGTGAAATAGTCGAGTTTTCTCTAAAATGAGTTCAAGGGGTTACCTGAGTACAAGTTCATATTTTGTTTTCTCCATTGTCTCGTCCTTATTTGCATGCTCGAGCAAAGTATTTATACACAAGTATATGAAACATTTACAGTAATTTAGTTTTAACAAGAAGCATGAGTCCTGGCTTCATCACTTTACCTGTTTATGCAGCTGCTCTCTATTGTTCAATTAGTCGGAATAGTTCTTTGTCTAACGGCAGCAGCAAAGATATCACATAGAGCTCAGAGTCTTGGTTCAGTTGCTAGTAGGTGGCATGCAATGGTAACTTGCAATTCTAATGACGCCTTGGGGTCTGGATATCTAGGCAATGCTGAAAATCCTGAATTGTCCCGTCCTGCGGGTTCATTACCAATAAATTATTCAGAAAGTGATTTGGAGTCTGCTGATCTTATGCCTTTGTCCACAAATGTTGAGCTGTACTCCTCTGCCTCTTCATATCACAAGAGACAGGCTTTTGGTGCGTGCTTATACCCACCCATATATTTATATGCTAAAATATTTTCCGAATTTTCATGTGATAGAcataggtagtgtttggaaatgCTAAAAACAAAAGTGATTATGAGCTTTTTGTCTTTACAAAATTGCCTAAATCTCGGTTGTATTTGTGTTCCCTCCAACGTGATCCTTATTTTACTTAAGATCCGTGATATATATATCCTCATCATAGGTTAACTTTCTTTGCAGTTACATATGTGCAGTCCAACACTGGTGGATTTACCATATTTGGATGGATGGTTGATCGGATGCTCATCAACACAATCTTCTTCATCGAGCTCTCCCTCGTTTTCTTCGTTCTGGGGAAGACCATCACGATCACCACAAGATGAAATGCACGCACAAGTAATCTTTTAAATGCCCGCACGCACGCGCGCACAGACACACACGCATGAAACCTTTAGTTTGAATTTACACTCTTACTCATCCCCTTCTTTTTCAATGGGGGTACCAACTAGAATAGCTATGAACGAGAAAAATCAACATTAACCTTATGTAGGGTATGCTAGTGCTACATTTAACTCTTGTTATGTAATGGCTTTGTGCAAGCTCAGAGATATTTATGCTAACCTATAGCATAGGTTACAAGTGTCGTTTGTTCGTTTTTCTGGACACTAGACGTCTAGACCCCAACTCGGACATGTCTTGTTGCGGTTTAGTTAAACTGTTATATATATGGTGTCGACTATCAAGAATGTTCGTTTAAC comes from Henckelia pumila isolate YLH828 chromosome 4, ASM3356847v2, whole genome shotgun sequence and encodes:
- the LOC140866249 gene encoding uncharacterized protein; amino-acid sequence: MASEELPLMEDRHAELEKSLKSLEAFLGLLGFCQYTWLRTALSWIAFILLAVGLPLLAIEFSRCSGCERYEIPDFEMEILVFRALVAAVSLLCVSRTLRKYGVRRALFVDRCHGHLAQFRKQYIQKIRVFYCLLASWFGACFLLKIARELTRVLYVHQYPWGLSAVLFFSCLLSWAYSTLVFLAGCGLFNLVGNLQVIHFENYGKVLERDLDVSVYIEEHMRLTHDLSKISHRFRIFLLLEFLIVTACQFVSLLQTTENRGIINLVNGGDFALLSIVQLVGIVLCLTAAAKISHRAQSLGSVASRWHAMVTCNSNDALGSGYLGNAENPELSRPAGSLPINYSESDLESADLMPLSTNVELYSSASSYHKRQAFVTYVQSNTGGFTIFGWMVDRMLINTIFFIELSLVFFVLGKTITITTR